ATCATTTTGATTATTACGTGGTACCTTAGTACACTCTTCTCTGCACTCGTTCCGGGCCCTTTAGCCGCCTAATCATTGGTTtgacttgaataggctggcgaGAAGACctaattgatcttcgaccgatcgcacttggacgcggcgcgtacacaaaggtggaagaaaagttttttaaaaaaatcttcttctttgcctttttttaCAAGGATGGGGGAGAGAGGAGCGGAACTACCTCTGAATCAACAATACTAACTCTCGATTTTCCCTCGGATTCCtcaaccacctcagattcctagtatgctgcctttaagttggtCATCCGAACCTTGGTCGCTATCGCTATTCTACTATAGCGCTATGgcaaaaggatctcgcgtgaggactTTTCACTTCCTGTAGAAGGAGTACGAATGACCTGTCAATCCAACATTcgaatgtgcaaaaaaaagcgtcCACTTTGTTGAGCtctgttctttcttgtttttgtttatggcACACCGCTATGTGGTATttccaaataaacaataaataattaagtgAAAGGACTCGAGTCAACTGACAATCGGAAGATGCGCTCAAGTTCGGCCATGTCGATCGTCTCCGCATTACATAGTgcgaaaaacaacacaaatgagaaaattgtgATGTAGATGAACCAGTTGAACATCTGAGTATTTTGttgctgaaaataaaaatgcgtTGTTTGTGgacgaattttccagaaaacattaTATCCGATGAGCAACAATAGATCGACGAGGAACGAGGTTACGTAGTCACGGaggaatacaaaaataatttgcaaTTTGATCGACTGTGACGGAATTTTAAAAGAGTTGAACTAGCTAATTACATGGCAAACATCAgtgattttctattttccgcGTGACAAACTTCCGTGTTCATTAAGATGACCATTGAAATGTGATGTCTGTCCTCTCTGAGTACACGGTTTGTCCTTAAAAACACGGGTATAGTTGCAAAAGggatcaaatttaaaaaaaaaactatctagCTCTGATGATCAGAAAGGTTTAAAATCCTTCGACGGGCCAGTGAGATACTTCACCTCCGCCAAAAACCTCCATTTGATACCGTAAGAAAAGAGCAAAGTCTGTGAGTTTATAAGCATTGAAGAAATCCCAAAACTAAGCAGGACTTCATCCACTTATTGACGTCGATTGAGTATAAATATCAGACTGAGCACTACTTCCGTTAGCAAGATTAACCGTAAGACCAGGATCAAAACAAAGACCTTTCtaggaaggaaatttttatggGATTTGTACTAATTACTTCCTACCTTTATAGACTTTCGCTCATGAGCTTCGAGGGGAGCGTAAAACGCAGTTTTTGATCCTCGAGCTTAATTTCTAGTAGGTTCAACATATAGATTCCTAGAATATCCCAGTGATTATtgaacttctaaaaaaatcttatccCCTCCAAATTCCTGTACCGAAACTCAGCTTATCTGATTCGATTTCGTCAAATTTCACCCAAATGGAAAtattatagtaataataaacaacactAATGCAATAATTATGAACAAAATAGGATCAGAAGGATCTCTCGCATCACCTGAAGAGAGGTATCAGGGTCAAAAACTATTTTTCCCACTTACGTCGCCGGATCAGCAGCCAGATTGAGATTACACGTCAGCAGCTCAGTAGCCTCGCTGCCATTGTCTTCAGTCGTTGAGGTGACGGAATGTTGATGCGTGGCTTTGAACGCCGACTAACTTACACTTATAATGGCGATAGCGGAAGTttagcagaaataaaaatagtaaacatttgttgtttacattacattgtatttatatttacattcgtttatatttatatttagtttTGTTCATTAATACACATTCAACCTGGgtggaaaaaaactcatattccattaaaattaaaaatgagacacacaaagaaatgaaaagactCTATATGGGAtctctggaaattttcaagaaaatccgATTAAAACTGTTTGTGACCTACCATGAGTCGTATCATACATACTTCTTTTCTCATTGTACCTTACTCCTGAAGCGTTAATATTTTCATAGGAACCAGATTACAGATTTTTACAAATCTGTGCCCACGGAGTCATTCAAATTGGGACCGGAGATGAGTTAACATCATCATATGAAGTACCtattgaagaatttcttttgtttgagGAAGAATCAGAATTCTCCGGTGATCGcttaaattacaaataaattcTTTCCGATATTTTCAGCGCTTTTTCATTCCTCCCAAACTTCAACCATTGAAATCCATATttagttcacaaaaaaaaatcctcattcCTAGCATTACATCCAATCCATACAACCGATTCATAATT
This is a stretch of genomic DNA from Necator americanus strain Aroian chromosome II, whole genome shotgun sequence. It encodes these proteins:
- a CDS encoding hypothetical protein (NECATOR_CHRII.G7710.T1), whose amino-acid sequence is MFNWFIYITIFSFVLFFALCNAETIDMAELERIFRLNPSARARFQEIFGADGLSGVDSARLSNLQRLG